The sequence GCACTACATGCACGGTGTAGCACACTACAGAGGACCCCAATCCCCCTATAATCAACCTCATTTAGTTAGGATAAAGCTGAGTTGAGCTGAATTGTTATGTTATTATTGCCTAAATGACTCAGACCAATTAAGGACTGACAAAAAACTAGCTCATCGACcggattgacacccttagtttaCCTATCATGCATGCGGTGGTAGAACTTAATTAGATTACACTCTTATTTCATATcttaaatcatttttatttcaaatttcaaattttcaaatgctTGTGAGGTTAAAACACTTGGGAAATCTACTGCAGATTggcaaaaataaatttgaatttattgGTGTAATATCTAAAGTCAAAAACAAATAGAAGTTGTTGCAAATCCTCTCTACTTTCTTAGGCCAGAAGAATAACACTAATATCGAGTGTGACTTCCCCTGCACCGACTGACAAATCATATCAACAAATTAAAATTCTGATATTAGATAAGCCTTTGGGAAAGAAATGAATCTTCCATCAGATGGTGCAGTGTTACAAGGCCCAAAAATCAGGAGCGCTGGGGTTGACGAAAGCTTGAGGTTTTAAATAAAAGCCACTTGGATTGGCTTGGAGAGTTCTAACTGGATTAGCTAGTGATAGTGAGTACATTCAAAAGAGAATTTTATTGTAACCAAGGTAGGTGGAaaaaatatctatatatatatatatattcccttTTAGTGTAACATACTCAGAATTTAAAAATCTAGAATCAGGACCCAGATCGGTCCATGCTGATTTTGATCTAAATTGACGGAATTGGCCAAAACAtacataaaccctaaatataATACTATCGTTTGCCTGTACTAAAAAACTTACAAGACAACAGACGATCAGaagaaggttacaacttctcAATTCATCATTTTGGTTACTACAAGATGCACCATATTCTAAAAGCTTGATATCCACTCTCATGACAGTTTTCAACCTAGAACCACAAGGAGAGCAACTTGGCTTGGAACTGTATCCGTAGTGTCATTTTCATACTTAGGGTTTGCACATTTGAAAGTAAAGGGTTGATAATGTTCACGAAGGTTGGTCAAATACCAACAGAAAATTTAGAAACATGCCACTGATTTTTGTTTCTACATATTAGAGGCTTATGGCATTCTTGTATTTTGGATAACTTAGAACCATGATTTGACTTGCGTTATATACCTGCTCACAAATTTGAAACCTCTGAATTGCCACTTGACAAAAATTTGAGCAGTACTCAAAGCCCTTCATCGGTGGGCCATCCAGAAACTCATAACTTTTCCTTAAATATCATGAATAACAATTGAAAGATAATTACATAGGTCTGAAGTGTTAAAAGGACCTGAAATTTTTTCTGCCTTGTTTAACTCCTGTGGCGATgtttcaatttcttctctttcttatcCTTCTTTTTCCTCCTAACCTCAGTCTCCTCTGTTCTTTGCTTGGAATGCCACTTTTTTGAGCTGCTCACCAGATCAACCTTCTTCACCTTTGAGCTGTTCCTATCAATCTCATCCTCGGAGGAGTTACGAGACTTCAGTGAAGGAGGCTTCTCTGGACCCAGAACGCGCTGTTCCCATTCTTCCTTCACCCTGACATCAGGTCTCACCAAAAGCTTGTCCTTTGAGTCCAGAGATGAAGGTGGAAGATACGGGCCCGTTTCATCCATCCTTGACCCTACAGCACCTCTGCCACGCTTCACCCTGCCATCAGTGAAAGCTTTCAGGCAATTTTCAAATCATAAAAAGTACCATTCCCCCAAACACACATATTTTGCGAAGgcaacccaccccccccccccccccgccaaaaaaaaaaaaaaagaagagcttgtgGTTACCTCGAGTGTAGAAAttcttcaacctcttcatcCCGCAGACCACCTTCTTCACTTGAGTCGCAATCTCCAAAACCTCTTTTGCTTGATGTCGATACATCAGCAGCACCTCTTACAGTTTCCCTGCATGTCCTATTTCCAGTGGTGTCGTCCTGGTCCTGATGTCTCCTATTTGTGCCCTTATCTCTTGATCTCTCTTTCAGCCTATCATCCAGTTGCAGTTCTTTCTGCCGGACTCTCcacatttcattcatttctgCAGCTCGATTTGCTGAAGAAATCCAGAGTACAAAATAAGCAACCAAGAAAGTAGCACGACAAgaggggaaaaggaaaaaatgcattGGCAAACATATTTTAGCTACCAACCCTATCATGGACAGCTTCACCCCCACCAATCAGTGGAATGCACTCATCAGCCCATTCTTAGATGATCAGAAGCAAAAAGAGATTTCAGTAACTAGAAATGGCTGGCCATTCATGTTATAAACCTCAATTGCCAGTTACTTCTATTAACATCCTACAAGCACTTCATGGGACAGTAAACAGAATAATTCACTAGTTGTTATTCCATATCAACTACAGACGTAGTTGTCATGGGCCAAGGCAAGCCCAGGCAGTGCTCCTTGATGCCTAGGCGATCAAAGCATGTAGATACGAAGGGGGGTTAGATGTAAAATATAAGACTTggatgtaatttttttggagGGTTAAGGTAAAACCAAAATCTTACTTCTTTGGCGGTTGCAGTAGGACAGGTAGGTAGTTCTTCTCTTCTGGCTGTTGCAGTAGTGGCTGCCGCTGCAACTCCGGCAGCAGTGCCAGCTTCTGCAGCTTCTactcctttttcctctttttcttcatccttttcccttttcctctattttcccccgcttttctctcctctcccccctTTCCTGATGGATTTTGGGACCTAGGCACCAACACAACTTGACAGCTGGTTGCCTAGGCCCTGGAAACCGCTTTGGCGCCTTGGTGTCACCTAAGCATCACTTAGGAAGTGCATTGACAACTATGACTAAGTGGTTCACAACAAATTCATGCATAGGACATAACAACTGAATCAGAACATGGCAATGCTACCCTTTTTTCGGTTACCACTGCTCCTATTCTTTGTTGCTCTTTTATTTTCCATCTGGATCTCATTTGTTTCCACATAAAACAGTTCATTTGTTTCCACATAAAACAGTCACAAGTAATTACAGTTTTGTTTCCACATACATCCCCCAAAAATTTTAATAAAGCAAAGTAAATAATTCAAAGTGATAAATGGCACTTCTATCTCCTAAATGCCAAGTGTTTTACATCCAAACCAGCCATAAAACAATTATGCCCTCTTAGTGCAAGTACTATCGAGCCTACACTTCTACCTTCCCTTTAATGCCTTACAAACCAATGCATACGAGATTATCAacaccacatttttttttgcaaagttATACATTCTTACCCTACCCATTACCCTAAAAGCAAGAAATAGGAGTACAAATTCTTACCCCCATGAAAAAATGTTACACCCTTTTTTCCCTCTCAAGAACATGTCACTAAGGTGCTCCACAATTTATCAGCATTAAGAAATAGGAGTACAAATTTGGTTGAGGCACTAACCTTGCTGCACCCCACGAACAGTTGCTGTAAGGAAACGTGAATTTGGCCGACCCCTAACTTGGGGTTGACGTAGATAGACATGCACACCATCCTTTTCGGCTTGTGCCCGCAACTCTTCTGCCTGTTTCATAAGTATCACAGCAATTCGGTTCTCTGTCTCAAGATCCATTGGACCTGCAAGATAACCAAAGCATCCTAAGCATGACATACTGCGCCTTTGTTCTAGTGAAGTTGAATACAAAAGAATACAATGTGATGGAAAGTATTGTACATATAACTGTGGTATTAAATCACAAATTTTAGTTGATAGgactactctctctccccatcCATGCATATGAGTTCTGAACATTGGATTGCATGTTTTGaattgtttattaaatgtgACTCCAAGTTTTCTTAGATTACATTCTTCCTTTTCATGTGGTCAACTTCTATTCTTGGTTTATATCAATGTTCCATCTGTGTGTATAAAAATAATCTTTGGCAGGCTTAACTTTCAACATTGTTATGTTAGTGGCAACATAAGCTCAAGCAATTTCCAAGCTTGGTCAATCCTAGACAGAATCAGCTAAGTTCAAGAATTCAGAGCTTGCTGGAGGTGCAGGTTTGGTTTAGACCATTCAAGTGTTGATAAAGCTTCAATAGACCATAGCGAATTTTGACAGAACATCAAGTCACTCAATAGATGCAGATACATTTTAGAAAGCATTAGGTGCCAcaggtaaggttgctccattgcgacctagtggtcacaAGTTCAAGTCGAGAAATAGCGTCTCCATGAAGCGAAGGTAAggctaatgcaggagtagattacatgtaactaactccgcagtttataaccccaaacaatacaaataggagtaagaaacaaagaaataataccatcaaataaacccccaaggatacaatacccatataggagcaaaaccagcccaaaacccaacccgataggagagagaaagaccttctatagagctggagagagaaaggtgcggccaggccTGTGGGAGTCTGATTGAAttgcacttttgggtgtagatagtccctaggaaGGGTACAAAACCGCCAAATATGaaaggattctgacggctggttatggagttaagcgctttcttgattttcagacctaggagagagaatgtgaagaattctgcaggaacaacaacttgtcttctttagataaccttcaagagaggatcgattgatcttcttagagtatagaacctgtcctccaaaggatctacAGATCAAATCTCAAACTTGgacagcaatgagggtcgattggcttcaagaacaagaactctttggctggctgattctgattttgtatgctttaacaggtctgaacttataataacaataaacaaaaaataaaaatagaaaaagaagaatcgatggagggttgaaaagggtgaaaaagaataaaggaatgggtatctcacccctcaaaggtttaggcatctcacctctcaataacggtttttttagctaaagagtaatcactcaagaattcattcattcaaaaatctccaattataagtacataggctcctctatttatagagggcagaataacaatcaaactattattaggagctagtttcccaataggactagacactcctactacaattaggaattcaaataggactaggacttgactctATGAagccaacatggagtaggactaactaactaatagtccatatagaactttacaaccgaccaatggcctaatgagcctttattgaattaaatagcaactaactaaactaatgaattaaatcccgtttttctaccttctacccatattttaggcctattaaagtagcccatttcaaagaaaacccatgggatcaaaggcccaacacatatataacaccacccaaggcttatttgcaataaaataagaccaagtaacttatctacatcaaacaatgtgtacattatgaccctcctcagaCCCCGAGTGGcggaagcctcgtgcactattttttttatcaggtGCTACAGGTGTTAAAGGGACACACACCCTATGGACGACAACCTACTAAGTACTGAATTAGCGGGTCAGATTGTCTAAACCATTTTTGGCCCACCACAAAACAACCCCAtgcaatattttcttatttgacaAATGGTTTGATCGCCATGTGAGACCATGCATGaatcccttcccccttccccctatTTGAAAATGACTTACCATTATGTCATTTTCAAAAATTGCCATTGTCTCACATGTTTTTCaagtacacatgtgaaatgacaagtTTTACCCTCATTGAGAGAAAAAAGTGTACTAAACTTAAAGGGCAAACGAATAAAGTTACAAATTTTTTGACACCTTAAAGAGTGCCAATAAGAATATCCTTATATATAAGTGTTTCAAAATCTAAGACTGAAGTACAGTTTTTGAGCAGCTAACCTCTGCACAGAGGACTGGTATTCCAGATATGTCTGGTTTACCCAACccttctcttcttatttttctaatttggtATTCTACTGCAATCCAGGTGGTGCTATTTCTCCAActatttcttctattcttcttctacttatgatttcttattctctctctctcttctatttctaTCCATCAAATTAAATTTActattcttcttgtttctttctgGATGTTATTTCTGAGAACCAAAATCTGCTATTGGGTTCTTTTTACCCCCTATCTAAATAGTCCTAAAATCTGATCAGCCATACTTGCTATAATTTTTCAGTTCTTGAATACAGATTGGAAAAATAAGCAGACTAGGATGCATCTCTACTTTCAATTAGGGTATCCATCATTCTTGTATAGATTGATGTGCCTGAAATACCTTGACACTTGACCAGAATTTGAGCTTAATCTGACAACTATTTTCAGAGCTATATAATTGCTCCTCACATTCTTCCATTCTAGTCCTATATTTGTTTGGGTTGTCCTTAAAGCATTAGTGAAAATAATTCAGATCAGCAACATAATTACTTTCCAGTAAGTGTTTCTGCCTCTCGGTATGTGTTCGGTGCATAAGTGCATTTGTGCCTTGTCATAGAGCGAAGTTGGAAGATTCATCTGTTAACAATCATCATGAGACTGCTGCCAAAACTCATTGATTCCCAAAGTATCCATTACATTGTCTTGGTAAATTACAAATTCTTTATAGTACAATCATatgaccggctatgatgtatggtgtagAATGTTACGTAgttaaaaaaaatcacatagaTAAAATCAATGTAgctaagatgaggatgttgaaatACATGTGGGGTAAAACTAGgaatgataaaataagaaatgaacaaACTAAAGCTGAATTGAGAGTAgctctgatacatgataagctacgagaaaattgttgaggtggtatggccatgtacAACGTAGGCCTTTAGATAGTCTActatggaggagtgatttgatttagattgaaagaGCCAAAAGAGTCAGGGGTAGACCTAAAGTGACTCTGGGAGAAGTGGTAAGGAGAGACacgcatagcttaggccttgtaacaagtatggctttgaagTTTGAATAGAGATGAATGGAAGGCAAGGATCCATAGAGCCAACCCCTTTAGTTGGGGATTAGCTGAGTTCAGTTGATAA is a genomic window of Macadamia integrifolia cultivar HAES 741 chromosome 13, SCU_Mint_v3, whole genome shotgun sequence containing:
- the LOC122058951 gene encoding hepatoma-derived growth factor-related protein 2-like, with protein sequence MDLETENRIAVILMKQAEELRAQAEKDGVHVYLRQPQVRGRPNSRFLTATVRGVQQANRAAEMNEMWRVRQKELQLDDRLKERSRDKGTNRRHQDQDDTTGNRTCRETVRGAADVSTSSKRGFGDCDSSEEGGLRDEEVEEFLHSRVKRGRGAVGSRMDETGPYLPPSSLDSKDKLLVRPDVRVKEEWEQRVLGPEKPPSLKSRNSSEDEIDRNSSKVKKVDLVSSSKKWHSKQRTEETEVRRKKKDKKEKKLKHRHRS